The genomic segment ACCTTACTTACTCAATGCCGCCAGGCGCACGGACGTCCGGCACATCCGCAAACGGCCGGATGCCGAAACGGGGGTAGATTTCGCTCGGGAAGTAAACGGTGTCGCCCTTTGACACGAGTTTGATCGTCTTGATGGCTTTCAGATCCTCCACCGGATTGCCCGGCACCAGAAGGAAGTCCGCCTTCTTGCCGGGTTCGATGGAACCGATCTCATCGCCCAGCCCCATATAGTCTGCCTCTTCCAGCGTGGCGCGGGCGAGAATCTCGGCCGGTGTGAAGCCGACATTCTGGTAGAGTTCCAGTTCGCGGTGCAAGGTCAGCGCGCCGCCGAGATCCGTGCCAAAGACGATGAAGATGCCGCGATCCTTCATGCGCCGGATCGTGTCGGTGATCTGGTCGAACGCGCCTTTATAGGCAGCGTCCTCTTCCGGGCTGCCGATGGCCGACCAGGCGGCCTTGGACTGGCGCTGGACAGCGACCGGCATGTGATCGACATAATCGGCCATGCCTGCCTGCGTCTCGCCATTGCGCGACAGGAGCAGCGCCTCATGGATGGCATAGGTCGGGTCGATGGCGACGCCCTTCTCCGCCATCAGGTCCAGCGTGTGCTGCACCGCCGGGCCATCGAGATCCAGCCCTGGCAGGCGTTGCAGGGCGGTCAGGCGGAGCAGCGTGCGCGTGTCTTCGCCCTGCGCCAGAACCCAGCCCAGCATGACCTGGTTGATATGGGTCATCTCGTCATAGCCGGCATCGATCATGTGATCGGCATCGGTGAAGGCCGGGACGTGGCCGGTGACGCGCAGGCCGCGTTCCTTGGCCCGTTTCACGACGGCCGGCACCCAGGCCGGGTTCATCGAATTGTAGACCTTGATCTGGAAGAAATCGCCCTGATCGGCATACCAGTCGACCGCCGCGACGGCCTCTTCCTCGCTCTCCACGAGAATGCCGTTATTGGAGCTGAACGGGCTTTTCCCCTCGATAAAGCCGGAGCGGACGATGCGCGGCCCGGCCAGTGTGCCGGCGTCGATCTTGCCGATCAGCTCGCTCAGCACGGCATTGTCATTGCCCATGTCGCGGATCGTCGTGACGCCCGCGGCGATGTTCTTCAGGGCCGCGTCCTGGCTGACATGGCCGTGCATGTCGATCAGGCCCGGCACCAGCGTTCCACCCTGCCCGTCGATGACATAGGCGCCGGACGTATCCATGTCTTCCGCAGACACAGCCGTGATGACGCCGTCCTCCACCATGACGGTGGATGGTTCTGTCAGGGCTTTGGCCTCTGCATCGAAGACCCGGACATTCGTAATCGCCAGCGGCGCGTCGAATTTGTGGGCCGTTTCGGCCTGGATCGTTTCCAGCCGCTCGGTCGAAAGCCGTGCGGCGAGCTCTTTCAGCTGCGTGTCGGCGGCTTCATAGCCTTCCCGCACGATCACGAAGCGCGGGGAGATATAGGCGAACAGGCTGCCGTCGGCTTCGGCGAGGAAATAGGTCGGGTCGACATCGTCGCCGACCAGCGCATAGGCCGTTGCCTCGACCGGGCCGCCGTCTCCGTCCACCGTCACGCTTTCCAGCGCGTCGAGCGACAGCTCCCCCGCAGGCCAGGCCGGCAGCTTGTTGTCGGCATCGGCCAGCAGCGCCTTTGCATAGACCGCCAGCGCATAGGGCGTGCCGTTCTGCGGGATGTAGACGGTCGGCTCGCTGGCCTCTGCCGTGCCGGGGCCGGTCGTATCGGTCCAACTGGCGGTGCCGTCTTCCAGCGCGAAAGTCTCATGGATCTCGTTGCCGAACGTCGTTGCGCCATCGACCGTCCAGCCGACCGGCAGGCCGTCCTCGCCCAGCACGATGGTCTCGGCCAGCGTCGGCCCGCGGCCATTGTTGCGATATTCATAGTCCACCGTGACCGTGTCGCCTTCGGTGGTGGCGGTGAGTTCGCCGATCGTCTTGTCGAACAGGCGGATCGCGAACGTCTCGGTCTCCGGCGCCGGAGCCTCAGCCACCTCGGTAACGGTTTCCGCTTCCGGCACGTCAGCCTCGTGCGTGCAGGCCCCTAACAGGAACAGCGCCCCCAGCGCCGTGCAGCCAACCCGATCCAACATGCCGTCTCTCCTCCACACTCATGCCGCTCCGTCTGGAACGATTCTGAACAGCATAGGTGGCACATCGCGCCGGAGGAGAAAAGTTAACGTACAGGACGACCGCAGGCGCCAGCACGTGCGACGCCCGTGAAGGCGCTTGGTGTGGGTTTGGTTTTTTGAGGGCTAAGGCCGCGTCAGGTTTCCGGCCGGGGCAGGATTCCCAGATGCCACTCATCCCGGCGCAGGCCGGGATCCAGAACGGCAAGCATGGTACGCGAGGTAGCTGGACCCCGGCCTGCGCCGGGGTGAGCGGAGAGTGTGGGATTGGTGCCGTAGGCGGGCATAGCCGCCCGCCCGTCGCAGGCGGCCGCGAGACGGTCATTGAAATGCGCGCGCGGCTTTGACCACTCGCATTCGGTTTTCTGCCCCGGGATCCACTCGATCCGGACCAGATAGACGCGGAGGTTCGGCGTCAGGCTCCAGCGGTACACGACACCGCGGCCATAAGCGGCCCGGATCTGCGCGCGCAGCATCAGCACCTGAACCCAGATCAGGGGCCAGAGGAAGGTGAGTTGTGGCGGGAACCAGGCGGGTGGATGAAAGAGTGACATGGCGGGGAATATACATCCGGATACGGAGATGTCGGATAAGTTTGTTTTTGGGTGAGTAGTTGCAGCAGGATAGGGTCACCCAATTGGTGGATAGCCCCCTCCACGTGTCATCCCGGAAAGCGCACAGCGCTTATCCGGGACCTTGTTCAAGGCTGCGCCCTTGCTCCCCCCTCCGTCGCCTTCGGCGCCACCTCCCCCGCAAGCGGTGGAGGATGAAGGGCGGTGCGGGCGGTAGGGGCATCCTCCCTCGCTTGCGGGGGAGGTGGGCCGCGAAGCGAGGCGGAGGGGGCTTTCGCGGCCTGCGAGAAGGTCCCGGATATTTGCTGCGCAAATTCCGGGATGACAGTAACGCGCGTTCGTATGACTGGAGGCGGATTACATCCGTCTACGCCATGACCAATCATGATCATACCGGACTATAGATGACTATACCGGATCACGCCGGACCAGAGTCAGCGCGCCGCCCGGATGAGCTGGCCAGCCGGCGGATTTGCGCGGGGCATAGTCGATGCCGGGCACGCTTTCGAAAAAGGGGGCGCCCGCATCCGGCAGAACCAGCGCCGTCAGCTGCCCGCCATGCACGGCGGCGGTGTCGATGCCCGTGGCATGGGCAAAACAGGCCGGGCCGTCCAGCCAGGGCTGATGGCCGAAGATGACATGGCCGAACCGGCCGTCATAGATCTCCGCCCAGAACGGGTCGTTCGGCTGGTTGTCCCCCAGCGCCAGGAACTCTCCCGTTTCCGCCGACACATAGCGCGTGCGCAGGATCTTGCGGAAAGCCTTGGCCCGGCGGCCATGCCACTGGTTGGCTTCCTCCACCGTCTCCGGAAAACTGCGCTGCGTCCCCGAAATCCCGCCATGCACGACCAGCGCGCCCCATTCCGGCAGATGAAGGAACGGGACAGCTGTAGCAAGGTAGGCGCGGTCATCTTCCGACAGTTCCTTATCCAGCGCGGGCAGCTCCGGTGCGTCAGCGGCCATGGTGCGCGCCACGCCCGGGCGCACTTGCGTGTTCTGATAATACCGCCTGTGCCTGTCTTCGTGATTGCCTTCGACGAGCACCACATCATATGGCGCGGTCTCGTTCAGCTGACGGACGAACTTCACCACGCCTGCGGGGGCTGGCCCCTTGTCGACCAGATCGCCGACAAAAACCAGCCGGTCACCAGCACCAAGCCCCAGCTTCGCCACCAGCGCCTCCAGCGGCCCGAGGACGCCGTGCACGTCTCCGACGATGGCGGTTTTCATAAGCGCGTCTCCATCATCCGGCGGGCATAGCAGCACCGGCCACGCCCGTGAAGCGCGCCGGCCTTCCCTGCCGCATTGACGGATGCCCTTGCAGGTGGAACCTAGCGGACATGCTGAACCGTCCTGCCAGACCCGCCACCGCCGCGATGCTGATTGCCTCGCTCCTCGCTTCCACCCCGGCCGCCATGGCCGACGCGCCTGTCAGGACGATCTATGCCGATACGACGCTGATCGACGGCACCGGCGCCCCTGCCCTCGAACATCAGGACATCATCGTCGAGGGCGAGCGCATTGTTGCCGTCGTGCCGCATGACGACACCGCCGCGCAGGAAGCGACGCCCGCCATTATCGTCGACCTCTCCGGCCAGTATGTCATTCCCGGCCTGATCGACACGCATGTGCACATGGCGACGCCGCCCGCACCTGCCATGGCGAAGGCCATGCTGCGCCGGAACCTCTATGGCGGCGTCACGGCCGTGCGCGACATGGCCGACGATGTGCGCTCCGTCGCGGAGCTGGCACGCGAGGCCCGTTTCGAGGAAATCCCCGGCCCGGACATCTATTATGTCGCCCTGTTCGCCGGGCGGATGTTCTTTGCCGACCCGCGCGTCGCAGCGGCGAGCCGGGGCTACAAGCCGGGCACGGCGCCATGGATGCAGGCCATCGGCCGCGACACGGATCTGGAAGAAGCCGTCACCCTCGCCCGCGGCACCGGCGCCACCGCGATCAAGATCTATGCCGACCTGCCGGGAGACCTTGTTGCCGCGATCACGGAAGAGGCGCAGCGTCAGGGCCTGAAAGTCTGGGCGCACAGCGCGGTCTTCCCCAGCAAGCCATCCGAAGGGATCGATGCGGGCGTCGATACAGTCAGCCATGTCTGCTACCTCGCCTACGAAACCGGGAGACAGATGCTGGAAGCCTATGAAGACCGCACCTCGGTGGACGAGACCTATCTGGAGCAGCCGGAAGATCCGGTGATGGCCGGCCTGTTCGACCGCATGGTGGACCAGGGCACCATTCTCGATGCAACGGGCAGCCTGTTTGTTCTGCAGGAAGCCGCGCGCAAGGCAGACCCGAACGCCAAGCCCCTGCGCTGCACCGGCGCGGCCACCACGCGGCTGACCCGGCAGGCCTGGAAGGCCGGCGTGCCGATCTCGACCGGCACGGACACAGTCTCCGGCGCGGACCATGCCTGGCCGGACGTGTATGACGAGCTCTTCTTCCTGGCAGAAGATGTCGGCATGCCGGCGGTTGAGGTGATCCATTCGGCCACGGAGGTTGGCGCTGAGGCTATCGGCGTGGCGGACGAGATGGGCACGGTCGCGCCCGGCAAGCTCGCCAATTTCGTCGTGCTGGCGGATGACCCGCTGACCGACATCGAAAACATCCGCTCCATCCGGATGACGGTGAAACGCGGCACGCAATTCCGCCGGGCGGATTATCCGCCGGTGACCGAAGAGGAAATGACCGATGGCCATTGACCGGAGAGGCTTCCTGGCTGGCATGGCCGCCGTAGCGGGCTGTGCCAAGGCGGGCCCGCAGGTGGCCGGTGGTGCATTGGATGGTGTCAGCGCGAACAGTGACATGATCGTGGTCAACGCCCTCGGCGGGCTCGGCGATCCGAACCATCCGGGCGTGCCCGGCGTATCCCCCCGCGTGCTGGCCGAAGCGCACGCCTCCGGCCTGACAGCGGTGAATGTGACGCTCGGCTATGTGGCCGGACCTCGGGACCCCTACGAATACTCCGTGGCCGATATTGCCGAGACCGATGCGATGGTGCGGGCGCATCCGGATGACCTGATGAAGATCTACACCGCGGCAGACATCCGCCGGGCGAAGGATGAGGGCAGGATCGGCCTCATCTACGGTTTCCAGAACGGCGCGATGATGGGCGACAAGCCGGAACGGGTCGACACGTTCGCAAACCTCGGTGTGCGTGTTTTCCAGCTGACCTACAATCCCGCCAACCAGCTGGGCGACGGCTCCATGGCGCCGGAGAACCGGGGCATCACGGACCTTGGCCGGGAGGTTATCGCGCGCTGCAATGCCAACCATGTGATGGTGGACCTGTCACACAGCGGCGAGCAGACCTGTCTCGAAGCGGCGCGTGCCTCCGCCCAACCGGTCTCGATCAATCATACGGGCTGCCGCGCGCTGACGGACCTGCCGCGCAACAAGACCGATGAAGAGCTGCGCCTGGTGGCCGAGCGCGGCGGCTTTGTCGGCATCTATTTCATGCCCTTCCTGAACCCTACGGGCCACGCGACGGCCGAGGATGTGGTGGCGCATCTTGAGCATGCGGTGAACATCTGCGGCGAAGACCAGGTCGGCATCGGCACCGATGGCAGCGTTACGCAGATCGACGACCTCGCCGCCTATGAGGCCGTGCTGGCGAAAGAGATCGCCGAGCGCCGCGCCGCAGGCATCAGCGCTGCAGGCGAGCGGCCGGACACCTATCCGTTTGTGGTGGACCTGCGCGGCCCGGACCAGTTCCACAAACTTCAGAGGTTGCTGGCGGCGAAGGGCTGGAGCGAAGCCCGGATCGAAAAGATCATGGGACTGAACTTTATGCGCTATGCAGAAACAGTCTGGGGCGCTTGAGGGGGCTTCTGGAAGCCCGCAGCAGTGTCATCCCGGAAAACCCGAAGGGTTTATCCGGGACCCAGAACTGTGTTGCCACAAAAGGCTGGGCCCCGGATATTTGCTGCGCAAATTCCGGGGTGACACGCAGATGAAATTCCGTCTCTGACATGCTTTCTGCCTCAGCCCAGAACCTTCTCAAGCAGGACCGTCGTCAGGCCGCTGTTCCATTCGAGGTCCGGATACTGGTCGATCTCGCGGAAGCCGCGGGCGGCGTAGAAGGCGCGGCTTCCTGTGTTGAACGTGTCGGTTTCGAGCCGCGCGGCGGGGTGCCCCGCGCGGGCGATCTCGCGCTCGGCAAAGTCCATCAGCGCGGACCCGACGCCCGTGCGTTCATGGTCGGAATGGACATGCAGCGCATGCACGAAGTCCCCCTCCCAATGGACAAACCCGGCCACCACGCCGCCGCGCGTCGCCACCCGGAACTCAAGCCCCCTGGCATCGACATAGTCCGCAGGCCGATTACCCTGCCGGTACGCCTGCGCCGCGGCCACCGTCAGCTGTGGCAGCCAGGTGCGCTCGAACGTGTTGTGCAGAATGGCGATGAGGGCATCGCGGTCAGCGGGCTGCGCGGGGCGGATCAA from the uncultured Hyphomonas sp. genome contains:
- a CDS encoding amidohydrolase family protein, with the translated sequence MLNRPARPATAAMLIASLLASTPAAMADAPVRTIYADTTLIDGTGAPALEHQDIIVEGERIVAVVPHDDTAAQEATPAIIVDLSGQYVIPGLIDTHVHMATPPAPAMAKAMLRRNLYGGVTAVRDMADDVRSVAELAREARFEEIPGPDIYYVALFAGRMFFADPRVAAASRGYKPGTAPWMQAIGRDTDLEEAVTLARGTGATAIKIYADLPGDLVAAITEEAQRQGLKVWAHSAVFPSKPSEGIDAGVDTVSHVCYLAYETGRQMLEAYEDRTSVDETYLEQPEDPVMAGLFDRMVDQGTILDATGSLFVLQEAARKADPNAKPLRCTGAATTRLTRQAWKAGVPISTGTDTVSGADHAWPDVYDELFFLAEDVGMPAVEVIHSATEVGAEAIGVADEMGTVAPGKLANFVVLADDPLTDIENIRSIRMTVKRGTQFRRADYPPVTEEEMTDGH
- a CDS encoding membrane dipeptidase encodes the protein MAIDRRGFLAGMAAVAGCAKAGPQVAGGALDGVSANSDMIVVNALGGLGDPNHPGVPGVSPRVLAEAHASGLTAVNVTLGYVAGPRDPYEYSVADIAETDAMVRAHPDDLMKIYTAADIRRAKDEGRIGLIYGFQNGAMMGDKPERVDTFANLGVRVFQLTYNPANQLGDGSMAPENRGITDLGREVIARCNANHVMVDLSHSGEQTCLEAARASAQPVSINHTGCRALTDLPRNKTDEELRLVAERGGFVGIYFMPFLNPTGHATAEDVVAHLEHAVNICGEDQVGIGTDGSVTQIDDLAAYEAVLAKEIAERRAAGISAAGERPDTYPFVVDLRGPDQFHKLQRLLAAKGWSEARIEKIMGLNFMRYAETVWGA
- a CDS encoding metallophosphoesterase, producing MKTAIVGDVHGVLGPLEALVAKLGLGAGDRLVFVGDLVDKGPAPAGVVKFVRQLNETAPYDVVLVEGNHEDRHRRYYQNTQVRPGVARTMAADAPELPALDKELSEDDRAYLATAVPFLHLPEWGALVVHGGISGTQRSFPETVEEANQWHGRRAKAFRKILRTRYVSAETGEFLALGDNQPNDPFWAEIYDGRFGHVIFGHQPWLDGPACFAHATGIDTAAVHGGQLTALVLPDAGAPFFESVPGIDYAPRKSAGWPAHPGGALTLVRRDPV
- a CDS encoding amidohydrolase family protein, producing MLDRVGCTALGALFLLGACTHEADVPEAETVTEVAEAPAPETETFAIRLFDKTIGELTATTEGDTVTVDYEYRNNGRGPTLAETIVLGEDGLPVGWTVDGATTFGNEIHETFALEDGTASWTDTTGPGTAEASEPTVYIPQNGTPYALAVYAKALLADADNKLPAWPAGELSLDALESVTVDGDGGPVEATAYALVGDDVDPTYFLAEADGSLFAYISPRFVIVREGYEAADTQLKELAARLSTERLETIQAETAHKFDAPLAITNVRVFDAEAKALTEPSTVMVEDGVITAVSAEDMDTSGAYVIDGQGGTLVPGLIDMHGHVSQDAALKNIAAGVTTIRDMGNDNAVLSELIGKIDAGTLAGPRIVRSGFIEGKSPFSSNNGILVESEEEAVAAVDWYADQGDFFQIKVYNSMNPAWVPAVVKRAKERGLRVTGHVPAFTDADHMIDAGYDEMTHINQVMLGWVLAQGEDTRTLLRLTALQRLPGLDLDGPAVQHTLDLMAEKGVAIDPTYAIHEALLLSRNGETQAGMADYVDHMPVAVQRQSKAAWSAIGSPEEDAAYKGAFDQITDTIRRMKDRGIFIVFGTDLGGALTLHRELELYQNVGFTPAEILARATLEEADYMGLGDEIGSIEPGKKADFLLVPGNPVEDLKAIKTIKLVSKGDTVYFPSEIYPRFGIRPFADVPDVRAPGGIE
- a CDS encoding GNAT family N-acetyltransferase is translated as MPHPEPTLIRPAQPADRDALIAILHNTFERTWLPQLTVAAAQAYRQGNRPADYVDARGLEFRVATRGGVVAGFVHWEGDFVHALHVHSDHERTGVGSALMDFAEREIARAGHPAARLETDTFNTGSRAFYAARGFREIDQYPDLEWNSGLTTVLLEKVLG